GCTCGATTTTACCCCTTTTGCTAAGGAATATCTTGCAAAACGAGGCATCTCTGAAGCTTCTGCTGAGAAGTTTGAGATCGGTTATGCACCTGCTTCCTTTGCCACACTGGATTTTCTAAGCTCCAGAGGTTACGCGATGAGCGAAGGCATAGAGTATGGCGTCGCAGGCGTGGGTGAGAACAATCAGCCTTATGCGCGTTTTATCGAGCGTGTCACGTTTCCCATCTATTCACCGAGCAACCGACTTGTTGGGTTTGGCGGACGCACGCTTTCCAATCACCCAGCCAAATATGTCAATTCGCCGCAAACCAAGCACTTTAACAAATCCCAACTGCTTTATGGTTATCAGCTCGCCAAAGAGAGCATTTATAAGAAAAAATCCATCATCATCACCGAAGGGTATCTTGATGTTATCATGCTGCATCAAGCAGGCTTTACGCACGCCGTTGCAACGCTTGGAACCGCCCTTACGAACGAGCATATTCCCCTTATCACGAGGGGTGATCCTGAAGTAATTGTGGCGTACGATGGCGATGATGCGGGCATTAACGCAGCACTCAAGGCTTCGTTTTTGCTCAGTGCGCATGGCGTCAAAGGAGGCGTTGTGCTCTTTGGCAATGGCATGGACCCTGCCGATATGGTGCAAAATGGTTTGATGGACGCGCTCAATCATCTCTTTCGAACGCCTCAACCCTTCATCGAGTTTGCACTAGAGCGCATGGTCAAAAAGTACAATCTCAAAGACCCTTTAGCCAAACAGCAAGCGTTAACTGAAGCGATGAGTTACCTCAAAACGCTTCCGCAAGCGATTCAAGAGAGCTACACAGGCATGCTCTCTGAAAAACTAGGTTTGCATCACAATTTGGTCAAAATCCAAAGCCATAAACCGCAAAGACTTGATAAAAAAGAGCGTGTGTTTGAAGATATGTTGGAGCTTACCATCATCAAAACAATTCTCAGCCAGCCCAATCTGATTGACACGGTGCTTGATACCATCGATAGTTCCATGTTCAAAACCCATCACGAAGAATTTTCGCTTCTTTTGGAAAATCAACTCGAACACCCCAAACTCAGGCGCATTCTGCTTTGGGAAGATATTAAAATTTACGATGAGAAGTCACTCATTGCTTCGATGGTCGCTTTTTTGTACCATTACTACAACGAAAAGTTCCAAGAGATCAAAACCGCGCGTGAGCTTAGTTACGATAAAAAGCAGTTTTTGATCCGCAAAATACAAGAAAAAATGATGAAATTAAAACAAGGTGAATTGGTTCCGTATGAAAGCATTAGTACTCTATAGTGGCGGGCTTGACAGCATGCTCGCGATGAAACTCTTAAGCGATCAGGGCATTGAAGTCATTGCTCTGCACATTAACATTGGATTTGGTATCAAAGAAGACCATTATGAAACACTCAAACGTCGTTCCGCCATCGCAGGGGCAACACTCGAAGTGATCGATGTGCGCGATCATTTTCTTCAAGAAATTCTCTTTAGCCCCAAACACGGCTATGGCAAACAGTTCAATCCGTGCATCGACTGTCATGGGTTTATGTTCACGGTCGCAAAATCCCTGCTTCCACGCTATGGCGCTTCGTTTATTGCAACCGGTGAAGTGGTTGGACAGCGCCCTATGAGCCAAAACAAAGACGCGTTACGTCTTGTAAAAAAGATCGCCAATGACATTGATGAAGACATCATTCTTCGTCCACTCTGCGCACAAGTGATGGAAGAGACCAAGCCTGAACGTGAAGGGTGGGTTGATCGAAGCAGGCTTTTAGGCTTTAATGGAAGAGGACGTCATGCACAACTTGCCCTTGCCAAAGAGCTTGGCTGGGAAGATTTCCCTACACCTGCAGGCGGATGTTTGTTGACCGATGTGCAATTTACCGCCCGTATGCGAGACTTCATAGCGCATGACACCTTTGCCAAAGAGGACATTGACGTGCTAAAAAATGGAAGGCATTTTAGGCTTCCTGATGGTGCGAAATTGGTCATTGGGCGCAATGAACACGAGAACGATTTTCTTGATTCCCTACACAATTCCAAGTTTAATCTTTTACATGTAAGCGGTGAAATGAATGCGCCAAGTTCCCTTCTTTCCAAAAATGCTTCCGAATCAGATGAAGCAATTGCGTGTCGGATGGTGCTTAGTTTTACCAAAGCCATTCCAGAGCAAACCTACGCACTGAATCTTGGCGAAAAAGTTCTTCATGCGATGCCTTATGCAAGTAAAGAGGAGAGTAAAAAATATCTTATATAGTTTTTTAAAGATATTTTTTGTACTATATTCGGTTATAGAATTACACTATGAGGATTATGAGATGGGCTTATCGAACAAAATGATTTTTTTAGTCGTGGATGATTCAAAAATATCACGAAAATGGCTTATCGAAATGATTCCAAAAAAGATCCTTGAAAATGCAGAAATCATCGAAGGTTGCAATGGTGAAGAGGCAATTGCACTCTACACGGAGTATCAACCCGATGTCGTTTTTTTAGATATTACGATGCCTGTTTTAGATGGTTTTGAGGCATTGGAGCGTATTCGCACACTGAATAAAGATGCACTGGTGGTGATGATCTCTGCTGATCGTCAAAAAAGCACGAAAGAGAAAGTTTTAAGCCTTGGTGCTTCGGCACTGATCTCAAAACCTATTGATGAAGAAGAATTTCGTACAACCTTACTAAAGTTGGTATTTTAAATGGTAACATCCTATTTTAACCCTCAACAAGAAGATGTTTTAAAAGAGCTAATTAACGTCTCTTTTGGACTCTCTGCCTCTTTAATTGGCGATATGCTCGACAACCATGCAAAACTACACATTCCTGATATTTCAAATATTGCCATCCACAATTTAGATGATAAAATCATCGAAGTCTTAGAAGAAGATTCTGAGTTTTACCTGACAAAGCAACGCTTTTTAGGCTCTTTTAATGGCGAAGTCCTTTTTGTCTTTAATCGTTACTCAGCACGCATGTTTTGCAATCTTTTGCTAAAGCAAGAGTTGAGCGAAGAAAACGATATCAAATCCTCTATTTTAGAGCTAACCAATATCATAACCTCAGCGTGTATTGGAAAATTTTGTGAGATCATTCATGGCGAGACGATCTTTAAAGTCCCTTCCATCGAAAAACGTGAAATCTCTAAGATGGACAAATACGACAAAATCGAAGGGTATGACAATGTCATTGTTATCAAAACTGCCCTTGATATCGAAAAAGAGAATATCTTAGGGCATATGTTTATACTTCTGAATAACGAAATGCTCGATCATCTCAAAAATACGATTGATAAGATTTAACAATGATAAACTGCGAAAAAATAATTGATTCAATTAATGTGGGTATTTTAACGATTGATGCTGATCTTAAGATCTACTCTGTCAACAAATGGTTTGCCGTACACAGCGACATTGACGCTGAACAGACCATCGGGAAAAATCTTCTTGATCTGTTCGAGCTCTCACCTGAGCACCTCAAATCTCTAAAACGCCATATCAAAGCGGCGCTCACACTGGGCGGTCCCTCTTTTTTTACAGCCGATGCAAATCACTATCTTTTTCCTATGAAAAACTCCACCACAACGAAATCCATTTTTGAGTTTATGCAGCAAGATATCACGATTATGCCTTACAATAGCGAGCAAAAGCAGGTCACTGTGCTTATTTACGACCAAACCAGTTTGATGGAAGAAAAAGCCAAATGCAATAAAGAGAGTGAAGAGCTTGCCAATGCTAACAGGGTTGCGAATGCGACGATTCGCAAACTTGAAACGGCTAAAAATAAACTGTTGAAACAAAAAGAGATCATCTACAAGCAAGCGCATTATGACCACCTAACGTCCTTAGCCAACCGAACCTTGCTCACACAACGCATGCAACTTTTGATCGAAAACAACCAAAACAGCGGTAAGAAATTTGGTGTTCTCTTTTTGGATCTGGATAATTTCAAAGAGATTAATGACACACTCGGACATGATGTGGGCGATATGATTTTGATTCATGTAGCAAAAACGCTGCTGTTAGCCACGAGGAAGAGCGATACAGTTGCGCGTTTTGGAGGGGATGAGTTTATTATTTTAGTCGATGATATTGGCGAAGAGAACAATCTCAATCACATCGCTAGCAAGCTGATTCAAGCCATCACCCAACCCATTCGCATTCGAAACTTCGATTTACATGTAACGACCAGTATTGGCATTAGCCTCTTCCCAAATCATGGTGTTGACTTTAACCAGCTTATCAAAAATGCCGACCTTGCCCTTTATGTTGCCAAAGCAGAAGGTCGAAATACCTACAAAATCCATCACCAATCCAAATAAATAACAGCTCAGCTCATGCTCTTTAGGGGCATGAGCAAACCTGATTTTGCAAACACTCAAAGCACCAAAGGTGCGTGGGCACTCTGCCCAAGTGTACCCAGTGTTAACGTAGTGTTTAAAGCTTTGCTTTAAACACGTGTCAAGCGCTCTTGATAAAACTCAAAAGAACTCTATATCATCATCATGAGTTGGATCGAGGCTCTTCTCATCAAAAATGGCTTCTATTTGAATGCACGAACTCAAAAGGGATGAGTCAAGATAGTGAATATCGCGTGCCACTTGGGTTATAAACACATTTTCTCGCCATGAAGAGAGATCGTGCAGAAGATTGAGCAGCATGGCGGAGAGGCGTTTGGATTTGTCGGTATCAAATTGCTCTTCAGTGAGCGTTCCTAGAAAATCAATCAACGTCCTTACCGCAAAACCTAAATGCTCAAACTCCATCAATTCCGCTAAAATTTCGGCATACTCTTGGAAATTTTCATAAATAACCGATAAATTGCGCTTATTGGGCTCTTTTTCAAATACTAAAATAGCTTTGTCGGTATCGTCATTAATGATCTCTAAACCATCAATTTTTGAAAGAAAGGAGATCGCCGTAGAGTTGATATAATCCACAGCACTTTGCACGTTATCGTGCGTTTTAGAGAGGATTTTTTTGGTCTCATCACTCATCTCTACACTACTTGAGGTTGTATCGCGCTTGATCTCTTTATCCAGCTGGAACGTGAGCATGTCATTGGAGAGAATATACTTGGCATTGGCAAAATGTTTGAGCAAAATATTTTTAATGATATTGCCGTTTAGTGGCTTTACATGTAAAAGCATCATGTAGAGTTTTTCTTCGCTCTCCTCCATGACAATACTGCATTCGTATTCATGTTTTAACAGCCATAAACCAAAGCCATAAATAAGACGCACGCAGTCACTTAGATTGATAATATTTTTCTCACAATTGAGCCAATAGTCCCAAAACTGAGCCAATGCCTCTTCGTCATCAATACGAAAAGTAATGTTTCGGTGAAACACATGGGCATTAAAAGGATTCAGAGCACTTGAGAATTTATGAATCTGTTTATTGCGCAAGGCAATAATGCGTAAATACTGTCTGATACGTTGTAAAAAATGCTCGGCATTCAGCGGTTTGGTGAGGTAATCTTCTGCACCCAAAGAGAGCATTCTGTTTTTTGAGGTATCATCATCAAGGGCACTAAGGGCGATGATCATACTCTTTTTATTGACCTGTTTAATGAATTGCGTCGCCTCAAAACCATCTAAAACGGGCATCATAATGTCCATAAAAATCAGATCAAAATGGTTTTTAACACACATTTCTACGGCAACTTGCCCATCTTCAGCTTCAAAGATTTCGATGCCATCCACCTCTTCAAGCAAAAGATTGAGCGTGAGCCTGTTATTATCATTATCGTCAACAATCAACACTTTATACATTTTTTTGCTCCTTTAATCTTTTGGTTAAACTAAATTTTGCGCCACCTAACAAAGGGGAATCTTCGATTTTATACTCTAATTTCAATCCTTCGCATAAAAGCTTCACAAAATGAAGCCCAATGCCCGTTCCCTTTTTTTCAATAACACCCGTTCCTGACGCACTTTGAGTGTAGAGTTCAAACACCTCTTCTTTATCTTTAATCCCTTTGCCATCGTCTTGCACCACGATCTCTATTTTTTCACTATCGGATGCTAAAAAGACCTCAACAATCGAATTGCCATATTTAATCGCATTGGAGAGAATGTTTGAGAGAATTTGTTTAAAACGGTACTCATCGCTCGTAATAAAAGGACCGCTTTCATCGCTTTGAAAAAACAGCATGCGTTTATGCTCAATTGCCAAGGCAGCATGCTTTTCAAGCACATCTAAAATAGCCTCTTTGACATTAAAAAGCGTCAAATTGTAGTGTAATTTCTGATGACGCAGTTTTCCAAGATCTAAGATATTGGTGACATTTTCGAGCATCGAAGAGGCACTTTTATAAATCTGCTCCAAAAGGTAAACACGCTTGGCTTTTGGCACTTCATCAATATTGGGCATGTGTTTATAGAGGTATTGCGAAAAGTTCAAAATGGCATTGAGGGGCGTTTTGAGTTCATGTGTAAAGAGCACCAAAAAAGCATCTTTGGCTTCGGCAAGCTGCTCTTGTTCCTGCGCCTTACGACTAATCTCATTCGCTGCGCGTTCTTGTTGTAAAAAGTTGGTAATGTCATGGCGAATGGCAAGATACTGAAGAATTTTCCCGTTCGTTTGCTCTTTAAAAGGAATAATAATGGTCTCCGCCCAAAAGTCACTGCCATCTTTGTTGCGATTGATAATCTGCGCACGCCAGACTTCACCTTGGGTGATCGTCTTCCACATGTCGCTAAAGACCTCAGGTGCCGTTTGTGGATGTTTAATAATGCGGTGATTTTGCCCCATTAACTCTTCACGTTCATAGCCTGTGACTTTCAAAAAATTATCATTCATATAGGTGATATTTCCATCAAGATCCGTTTGAGAGACAATCGAAAAATCAATCAATGTTTGAAAATAGTGACGCTCTGCAAGATAGCTATCATCTAAAAACGTTTTGATGCACTCTTTAAAATGGTCCAACACAGCCTCACTTTCATGTTTCATACTCAAATATCGCTCGCATTTAAGCGCTAAAATTTCATCCAACATACTCAATTGATCGGTT
Above is a genomic segment from Sulfurospirillum halorespirans DSM 13726 containing:
- the dnaG gene encoding DNA primase, producing the protein MIDKTSIENLKQRLDIVDVVGSYLELKKNGANYKCVCPFHNDTSPSLVVSPSKQIYHCFACGAGGDSIKFVMEYEKLSYPETIEKLANMVNFSLSYTTNEGVKKEDRKLMETLNLFYVKQLDFTPFAKEYLAKRGISEASAEKFEIGYAPASFATLDFLSSRGYAMSEGIEYGVAGVGENNQPYARFIERVTFPIYSPSNRLVGFGGRTLSNHPAKYVNSPQTKHFNKSQLLYGYQLAKESIYKKKSIIITEGYLDVIMLHQAGFTHAVATLGTALTNEHIPLITRGDPEVIVAYDGDDAGINAALKASFLLSAHGVKGGVVLFGNGMDPADMVQNGLMDALNHLFRTPQPFIEFALERMVKKYNLKDPLAKQQALTEAMSYLKTLPQAIQESYTGMLSEKLGLHHNLVKIQSHKPQRLDKKERVFEDMLELTIIKTILSQPNLIDTVLDTIDSSMFKTHHEEFSLLLENQLEHPKLRRILLWEDIKIYDEKSLIASMVAFLYHYYNEKFQEIKTARELSYDKKQFLIRKIQEKMMKLKQGELVPYESISTL
- a CDS encoding argininosuccinate synthase domain-containing protein; amino-acid sequence: MKALVLYSGGLDSMLAMKLLSDQGIEVIALHINIGFGIKEDHYETLKRRSAIAGATLEVIDVRDHFLQEILFSPKHGYGKQFNPCIDCHGFMFTVAKSLLPRYGASFIATGEVVGQRPMSQNKDALRLVKKIANDIDEDIILRPLCAQVMEETKPEREGWVDRSRLLGFNGRGRHAQLALAKELGWEDFPTPAGGCLLTDVQFTARMRDFIAHDTFAKEDIDVLKNGRHFRLPDGAKLVIGRNEHENDFLDSLHNSKFNLLHVSGEMNAPSSLLSKNASESDEAIACRMVLSFTKAIPEQTYALNLGEKVLHAMPYASKEESKKYLI
- a CDS encoding response regulator; this encodes MGLSNKMIFLVVDDSKISRKWLIEMIPKKILENAEIIEGCNGEEAIALYTEYQPDVVFLDITMPVLDGFEALERIRTLNKDALVVMISADRQKSTKEKVLSLGASALISKPIDEEEFRTTLLKLVF
- a CDS encoding chemotaxis protein CheC, producing MVTSYFNPQQEDVLKELINVSFGLSASLIGDMLDNHAKLHIPDISNIAIHNLDDKIIEVLEEDSEFYLTKQRFLGSFNGEVLFVFNRYSARMFCNLLLKQELSEENDIKSSILELTNIITSACIGKFCEIIHGETIFKVPSIEKREISKMDKYDKIEGYDNVIVIKTALDIEKENILGHMFILLNNEMLDHLKNTIDKI
- a CDS encoding diguanylate cyclase domain-containing protein; this encodes MINCEKIIDSINVGILTIDADLKIYSVNKWFAVHSDIDAEQTIGKNLLDLFELSPEHLKSLKRHIKAALTLGGPSFFTADANHYLFPMKNSTTTKSIFEFMQQDITIMPYNSEQKQVTVLIYDQTSLMEEKAKCNKESEELANANRVANATIRKLETAKNKLLKQKEIIYKQAHYDHLTSLANRTLLTQRMQLLIENNQNSGKKFGVLFLDLDNFKEINDTLGHDVGDMILIHVAKTLLLATRKSDTVARFGGDEFIILVDDIGEENNLNHIASKLIQAITQPIRIRNFDLHVTTSIGISLFPNHGVDFNQLIKNADLALYVAKAEGRNTYKIHHQSK
- a CDS encoding response regulator, which translates into the protein MYKVLIVDDNDNNRLTLNLLLEEVDGIEIFEAEDGQVAVEMCVKNHFDLIFMDIMMPVLDGFEATQFIKQVNKKSMIIALSALDDDTSKNRMLSLGAEDYLTKPLNAEHFLQRIRQYLRIIALRNKQIHKFSSALNPFNAHVFHRNITFRIDDEEALAQFWDYWLNCEKNIINLSDCVRLIYGFGLWLLKHEYECSIVMEESEEKLYMMLLHVKPLNGNIIKNILLKHFANAKYILSNDMLTFQLDKEIKRDTTSSSVEMSDETKKILSKTHDNVQSAVDYINSTAISFLSKIDGLEIINDDTDKAILVFEKEPNKRNLSVIYENFQEYAEILAELMEFEHLGFAVRTLIDFLGTLTEEQFDTDKSKRLSAMLLNLLHDLSSWRENVFITQVARDIHYLDSSLLSSCIQIEAIFDEKSLDPTHDDDIEFF
- a CDS encoding PAS domain-containing sensor histidine kinase, producing the protein MAAHLLDQPRLISALLIGEIAYDAVFVNAAKKLCDALHVNISACEIETMMEEKKIDLIFGSLSSRNEHLYLPALKRARERDAHVKIILFLQTDQLSMLDEILALKCERYLSMKHESEAVLDHFKECIKTFLDDSYLAERHYFQTLIDFSIVSQTDLDGNITYMNDNFLKVTGYEREELMGQNHRIIKHPQTAPEVFSDMWKTITQGEVWRAQIINRNKDGSDFWAETIIIPFKEQTNGKILQYLAIRHDITNFLQQERAANEISRKAQEQEQLAEAKDAFLVLFTHELKTPLNAILNFSQYLYKHMPNIDEVPKAKRVYLLEQIYKSASSMLENVTNILDLGKLRHQKLHYNLTLFNVKEAILDVLEKHAALAIEHKRMLFFQSDESGPFITSDEYRFKQILSNILSNAIKYGNSIVEVFLASDSEKIEIVVQDDGKGIKDKEEVFELYTQSASGTGVIEKKGTGIGLHFVKLLCEGLKLEYKIEDSPLLGGAKFSLTKRLKEQKNV